The sequence TTTTTGATATCCCGAGTAGCCAACCTTTTTTAAAACTCTGTATATAGTAGTTTCACTAGTTCCTGCCCAATTGGATAATTCAGTGATGCTGTAGTGTATTACATCTGCGGGCCTTTCGATTATATACTGTGCTACCTGCTTTTCTTTGTCAGTTAAAGAATTGTATATCCCTTTAATCTTGGAAGTTACCAACTTCGTCACCTCTAATCGGCTATAACTTTTTCATCAATTCATCTTTTTTATTCTTAAATACCTTTATTTGATCTCTGATAACTTTTTCAGCTTCTACTTCATTCATATCTTTTGTCAATTCAGCGAAATCAGCTACTCTACCAAAATAGAGGGGTACTAAGGATTCCACCAACTTTTTGTCTTTGTTTTTTGAATACTCTGTTAATGCATTGAATAAGATATCCACCCAGGTTTGAAGTGGTACTTTCTTATTTTTCATTATGATTTCCAAGTGATCATTTGCTAATCTTTTTGTTTCTTGTTTTTTTAATCCTTCTAAAAGCTGCTTTTCCAAATTTTCTATGTTGATGTTGATAGGATCAACTGATACCTTAGGTATTTCACCATACATTGGGGCTTCTTCAATAGTAACGGTATCTTTCCATTTCGAGACGCTATCTACGATAATATCAAATAACGTTCCAACAACTTGCTTAAACATTGGAGATAGATCAGCTCCAGGATCCTTAGGATCGTGAACTTTTGCTCCTAAAGCAGCTTGATAAACCTTTTTATTGGAGTTAAGTATAGCATTTGTAGTCATCCAAATATCTATCCCAAACCTAGCAACGTCTGTTTTTGCGACACTCGAAGTGGTTTTCAAATAAACATCGATCATATTTTTG is a genomic window of Petrotoga sibirica DSM 13575 containing:
- a CDS encoding glycosyltransferase; translated protein: MSIFYDDKILQNLPKRVKVVVGIPSYNNAETISFVSKTAAEGIVEYFDSDGLIVNADGGSKDGTKEVFMKTGTKNVPKIAYDYIGLPGKGSAMLSVIEVAKNLDAEAIVFLDSDLKSVRPWWIERLTGPIMKGLSDYVTPYYVRHKYDGTITNQVCYPLVTSLFGQAIRQPIGGDFGVGKNMIDVYLKTTSSVAKTDVARFGIDIWMTTNAILNSNKKVYQAALGAKVHDPKDPGADLSPMFKQVVGTLFDIIVDSVSKWKDTVTIEEAPMYGEIPKVSVDPININIENLEKQLLEGLKKQETKRLANDHLEIIMKNKKVPLQTWVDILFNALTEYSKNKDKKLVESLVPLYFGRVADFAELTKDMNEVEAEKVIRDQIKVFKNKKDELMKKL